The DNA sequence AACACACCGACTGGAAGAACTCAATCCGCGTGAGAAATTAGTTAGTGCCACCATCGATTCAGTCAGCCAGATTAAAGCCGTTAAGTTCGTTGATAATCTTACCAGAATGTCGATGACCGGATATTATGATTTAGGAAGATTCGAATTTGGCCCTTATGCCAGCACCATAAACACCAACAAAGTTGAAGGTTTGCACCTGTTTGCCGGTGCCCGTACAAGCAGTGAAATTAGTACACATTATATGATTTGGGGCGGACTTGGCTATGGTTTCCGGAATAAAAAATTCAACGGAATTGCAGGCTATGGCTATAAATTCCCGACCATAAACCGCCAGATAATTAAATTTTCATACGATGATAAGATTGTACGTTCAGGCGAAAATGAGAAGATCTTGTTCCTATACGAAAATGCCCTGTCGCCAACCGAAAACAACCTGATTTCGCAAGTTTTCAAGCGCGACGAACTCGACGAACTTTTCCGCGAACAAAAACTTTCTACATCTTACGAATACGAATGGCATCCGGGACTTTCGAATAAAATTAGCGCCAACTACATCCGTCATTTTTCTCCTGAATTTTATCCTTTCATGCGTGCCGGAATGCCTGTCGATTACGTTTCTGCTGTAGATTTCAGTGTTGACACACGCTTTTCGTGGCAGGAAAAAGTAATCGATGATAAATTCCTGAGAGTTTATATGAATACCGACTATCCGATTATTCATATAGCAATAGGCGGCGGTAAGGTTTTTTACTCCGGAAAAGAAAATTACTATGGTAAGGTTTTTACCACCATAGAGCAATATTGGAAAATTGGACAAACTGGCTTTAATTACGCCATTGAGGGCGGAATGTATTTTGGGAAATTGCCTTACACCATGCTCGACATTCCACGCGGGAACGAAACTCAAGGCTTATTTTCATACGATTTCAATTTGTTGAACTATATGGAATATGTGCACGACAAGTACCTGCATGCTTACCTCGAATATCACCTCAACGGATTTGTTTTTAACCGGGTGCCATTATTGAGACGAATTGGTTTGCGCGAAGTCTTATCAGCCAAAACAATGATCGGTTCGTTGAGCGATAAAAATCAACAAATTGTAGAATTCCCGAGCAGCATTTCCAAAATGAGCAATCCGTATCTCGAATTGGGAGCCGGAGTCGAAAATATCTTCCGCTTATTTCGGGTCGAAGCGATTTGGCGGGTGAACAACAAATCGTTGCTGGGAGCACCCACCTTCGGACTCCGTGCCAAATTCGAAATCAAATTGTAAAAAAACACAAGGTTAAATACGGCTGAATTTCACGAGATAATTACTTTTGCTTTGTACACGGTTTGCTGTAATGCAAACCCAAAATCCATTCACCATGCGCAATTTGGCCTTAGCAATCGCCTTAATTTTTACGTCATTCCTGAGTTTTGCACAAACGTTAACTGTTGCTGAAAGCTCTGGCTTTGAATCCACCTCAAAAGAGAAAGACATCAACGATTTTATCAAGTCGATCACAAAACATTCGTCGATTGTCCGGGTTGAAACAATTGCTGTTTCTACTGAAGGAAGGCCAATTCCGCTGATGGTTATTGCCGATCCGATGCCAAAATCCACTCAGAATCTGGCTAACGACAAACGAATGGTTCTTTACATTCAGGCCAATATACATGCTGGTGAAGTGGAAGGAAAGGAAGCCTCATTGATGTTTGCACGCGATTTGCTTTCAGGAACGAAAAAGGAAGTACTGAAAAATTTGATTATTTTGATTTGCCCGAATTTTAACCCCGATGGAAACGAAGCCATCAGCGTGAATAACCGTACCCATCAGAACGGCCCTAAAAACGGAGTTGGAGTTCGCTACAATGGTCAGATGCTTGACATAAACCGCGATGGCATCAAGTTGGAGACACCCGAAATGAATGGGTTGCTCAAAAATGTATTCCTGAAATGGGATCCGCAGGTTACTGTTGATTGCCATACCACCAACGGATCGTACCACGAAGAACCGGTAACCTTTTCGTGGATGATGAATGTGGCTGGCGACCGCTCGTTGACCAAATACATGGAAAAACAGATGATGCCTGATGTGGCTGCGATTCTGCGCGACCAGTACAAAGTTGAAAACTGTTTTTACGGCGAATTTCTTGACATGAAAAATCCGGAGAAAGGCTGGGAAGAATATGCTTCGGAACCCCGCTACATGACCAATTACATTGGCGTTCGTAACCGATTGGCTATCCTTAACGAGAATTATGTGTATGCCGACTACAAATCGCGGGTACTTGGCTGCTATGCTTTGTTGCAGTCAATTACCGATTATTGCGCTTCGCACACCAACGAAATCAAGCAACTCATCAACGAATCGGACAAAAAGACCGTTGCCCGTGGCTTAAATCCATCACCAGTCGATTCGTTCCCAATTGAATACATAGGAAAACCTATTCAGGAGAAAGTAACGATAAAAACTTATGAAGTAGATGAAGTTACCAATGCCAATGGCGAGAAAAGTTATAAAAAAACAGATCGAAAAAAGACAGTAACTGTTCCCTATATTGCAACTTACGAAGCAACCAAAAGCGTAAAATTTCCGTTTGCTTATCTGGTTACAATTTCTGATCCTTTAGTGATTAATCTGATGCAAAGGCATGGCATACAAGTCAATAAACTGAATAAATCGCAGAATTTAGATGTGCTTTCATTCAAAATTACTGATCTTCAAGCTGATAAACACCTGAATCAGGGACATTTTACTCAAACTATAACTGGGAATTGGGAACCTCAGCACAAGGAATTCAAGGCGGGTACATTTGTAATTCGAACAGCTCAGCCGCTCGCCAACCTTGCGGCCTACATGCTCGAACCACAAACTAACGATGGACTGCTAACCTGGAATTTTATGGATCGTTACCTGTTACCTCAATGGGGAAAGGGGTTCAACGCTTATCCGGTTTATAAAATTATTGATGCAACAGAAATTAATGATACTGTTATACCTTTACAGTAAAATTATTCTGCACCACTGATCATTCTGAAAATGGAACTCATTGTACTTGGATTTCTAATTGTACTGAACGGATTTTTTGCTTTATCTGAAACAGCATTGATTTCGAGCAAAAAAGCACGATTGGAGCAATATAAAATTAAAGGTGGTTCTGGGGCTAAAATAGCATTGAAGTTACTTGAAAATTCTGAAGTTTTTCTCTCTGCGATTCAGGTTGGCATCACTTTAATTGGCATTATTACTGGTGTTTATGGCGGGATGAGCATTGCTGACGACGTCGCTCCGTTCTTCCTTCAATACGATTTTACACGGGAATATGCACACGAAATAGCACTTTCTCTTACCGTTATAGGAATCACATACATCTCCATTGTAATTGGCGAACTGGTACCCAAAACCATAGCAATGAACAGGCCTGAAAAAATTGCAATCAGAGTTGCAGTACCTGTATATTACTTCAGCAAAATATTTTATCCTTTTGTCAGGCTTCTGGCAATCTCAACCAATCTGATAAACCAACTGATTGGTATTAAACCTTCAGAAGGACAGGTTACTGAAGAAGAACTACGGCATATGATGAGATTTGCTTCAAACGAAGGCGTGATTGAGAAAGAGCAAAACCGCATGCACGAAAAAGTATTCTACTTTTCAGATAAAAAGGCCAGACACATCATGACTCACCGCAAAGATGTGGAATGGATAGACAGTGAGCAATCGGGAGAAAGTTTTCATGCTAAAATACTGGGTCTTAAACACAGTAAAATTATTGTTTGCCGAAACACTATTGATGAATTCACTGGCATTCTGAATGTTAAAGAATATCTGATTAATTTTTATTCACCCTCACCGCGTAAATTAGAAGCTTTATTACACAATCCACTTGTCATTCCTGAAAATGCAGATGCACAAAAAGTGTTAGAGATTTTTAGGCAGAAACAAAATTATACTGCGGTTATTGTTGACGAATACGGAAGTTTTGAAGGAATTATTACACTGCACGACATCATTGAAAATATCATTGGAAATGTACCCGAAGAGGGCGAAACACCGGAACCAGAAGTATTTGTTCGTTCCGACAAATCGATTTTAGTGAGCGGAGACGCTCCCATTGAAACGCTGGTCGACCTGATTGAAGATTTCGACCTCGACTTTGAAAAAATTGATTACTCCACTGTTGCCGGGTATGTGTTCAACCAGATCAATAAAATTCCGGAGTTGGGCGACAAGGTTATTTTATCAGACTGCACCATCGAAGTGGTGGACATTGACAACAATAAGATTGACAAAGTATTAATTACGAAAAGAAAATAATTAACAAATGGGAAAATGTCATTAGACATTAGGAAAAAGTTTAAAAGTGACTTTTCCAATGACCGATGACCTTTTCCCATTGTCAATCAGCAAGATAGCGTTACTCGTCCAAATACATTTGGACAACCAAGTGTCTTACAACGAAAGAGCCTCACTGAAACGAATCAGCGAGGCTCTTTCTATTTCATTCAGGATAACTCCTGAAGTGTCTATTTTACTTCTGAAGATTCAAAGACTTCTGTTCTTCGACCTGAGCATCAATTACGGCAACGGTAACCATATTCAGAATATCGCGAACCGAACTTTCAACATTCAGGATGTGGATTGGCTTGTTCAAACCCATCTGGATTGGTCCAATGGTATCGCACATACCGATTTCGAGCATCAGTTTATAGGCAATACTTGATGAACTAAGGTTCGGGAAAATTAGAGTATTCACATTCATTCCATCAACTTTCGAGAATGGGAATTTATCGTGGCGCAGCTCTTTATCAAGAGCAAAATTCACCTGCATTTCTCCGTCAATCAGCATTTCAGGATTATTCTTATGCAAATAATCAACCGCTTCGTGAATCATTGCCGGGCTTCCAACATTCCGTTCGCCAAAGTTTGAATACGAAAGCATTGCCATTACCGGTTCGGTATTGAACAGAAGAACAGCATCGTGAGTTAGTTTAGCAATATCAATCAGGGTTTCTTTTGAAGGATGGTTGTTTACCATAGTATCGGCAAAGAAGAATGTTCCCAGTTTTGAAGTTACAATATTCAACCCGGCAATGTGCTTCAACCCTTCACGCATACCAACAATTTCGATGGCCGGAACAATGGCATCTTGGTATTTGGTATAAACTCCGGTAATGAAAGCATCGGCATCGCCAGATTCAACCATCATCATACCAAAATAGTTGCGGTCGAACATTTTTTCGTATGCCTCATCAAAAGTCATTCCCTCGCGCTGACGTTTTGCCGTCAACATTTTAGCATATTTCTTGCGTCTGGAATTCTCCCTGTCGTGACGGAGGTTTACAATTTCAACACCTTCCAGTTCGATCTGATTTTTAGTAATCAGTTTCTCAATACGCTCCTCGTTACCAAGAAGAATTGGGATACAGATACCTTCGGCTCTGGCAACCGAAGCTGCTTTCAACATATTGATGTGGTTCGCTTCAGCAAAGACAACTCTTTTTGGATTTTCTTTTGCTTTTTCAGTTAATCCACGGAGAAGTTTATTGTCGAGACCCATGCGTTGACGTAATTCCTCAGCATATTTGTCCCAATCGGTAATTGGTTTACGGGCAATGCCACTTTCCATTGCTGCTTTTGCCACAGCTGGTGCCACTGTAATTAACAGACGTGGATCAAGTGGTTTCGGAATAATGTACTGGCGTCCAAAACTTAAGTGAGTTGTATTATAGGCTGAAGTCACTACTTCAGGAACTGGTTTTTTAGCTAGTTCAGCAATAGCAAGCACAGCTGCAACCTTCATTGCTTCATTAATTCCAGTTGAGCGTACATCTAACGCACCACGGAAAATATAGGGGAATCCAAGCACGTTATTGACCTGATTGGGATAATCGCTGCGGCCAGTAGCAAAAATAATATCAGGACGCGAAGCCATTGCATCGGCGTATGAGATTTCCGGATTTGGATTGGCGCAGGCAAATACTATTGGATTTTCGTTCATGCTTCGAACCATTTCTATGGTAAGACAACCTTCAACTGAAAGTCCAAGGAAAACATCGGAACCAGCAACTGCTTCGGCAAGCGTATTGCAAGGAAGTGAGGTTGCAAATGGGAGTTTGCGGCTGTTCAGGTCGGTACGACGAGTTGAAATAACACCTTTACTATCGACCATTATTATATTTTCGAGTTTGGCTCCGAGGGCCATATAGAGCGTGGTACACGATGAAGCTGCAGCTCCGGCACCATTGACCACAATTTTAATATCTTCTATTTTCTTGCCAATCAGTTCGAGTGCATTGATCAACGCCGATGCCGAAATAATAGCAGTTCCATGTTGGTCATCATGCATGAGCGGAATGTCTAAAGCTTCTTTCAGCTTTTCTTCGATTTCAAAACATTCAGGAGCTTTAATGTCCTCAAGGTTAATACCACCAAAAGTTGGCGAGATGGCTTTTACCACTTCGATAAATTTAGCCGGATCTTTTTCATTCACTTCAATATCGAAAACGTCGATATCGGCAAATATCTTAAACAGCAAACCCTTTCCTTCCATTACTGGTTTCCCGGCCAAAGCGCCAATGTCGCCCAAACCCAGAACTGCAGTTCCGTTCGAAATTACAGCAACCAAATTTCCTTTGGCTGTGTAATCGTATGCGCACTGAAGATCTTTTTGAATCTCCAGACAAGGTATAGCCACGCCAGGCGAATAAGCAAGCGCTAAGTCGCGTTGGGTACTGTAAGGTTTGGTAGGAACAACCTGAATTTTACCAGGTCTCCCTTCCTTGTGATAATTTAAAGCTTCTTGATTTTTAGAGTTATCCATCCCGTTAAAATTTGTTAGTTAATACTTTTTTGCTCAATCTGTCCTACTACTACCCATCCTTAGTATCCTGCGGGATTATAAAAGAACATTAGACTAATCTCTCCAAAAGTATTGTGAAAATCCGTCACTTTATCATTTAGGAGATGTAAAAGTCAGAAAAAATTAACATTCATCATGTTCTATTATTAAAAAAAAGCTTATTACAAAAAACCATCCTGAATATTAGCTTATTGCATAAAATAAAAAATTCCACCCAATCTAATCAGATCAAGTGGAATTTGTAAATCATTGACGAATCAATTTTTCAAGGTTCCTTTTTAATAACCCCAACCTTTTATGATTTCCAAATCTTCCTTCACGCAGGCGATTGGAGCTTTACCCTGATAGGCTTCCTGTTCTATGATATAAACCTGAGTTCCGCCAGTCTTTCTGCAAATATCCAAGACTTCCTTCACAGGGATAATGCCCTTACCCAAAATAGCACTTTCCCATTTCTCAGCATTAGTCGATGCAATTTCATCCTTCACATGGATTAATTCAAATTTCCCGGGATATTTACTGATTACATCAAGTGCTTTTGCTCCACCAATATACATGTTTCCAATATCGAGTTGCATGACCACTTTATTTACATCCAGCGTTTTCATCATGATATCGAAAAGTTTCATGCCATTTAATTCTTCGGTGAATTCAGCCCAATGGTTGTGGTATCCGAATTTCATACCCGATTTTTTACACAGATCACCACATTGGGCGAAAACATCGAGATAAACCATCAGATCGTCGTAGGTTTTACGCATGCTTTCATCCATCCACGGACTAATTACATACTTTTGCCCCATGTAGGCTGCATCTTCAACGGTGTATTTCCAGGCATCGGTAAAATCTTTTTTCGCTGCATCCCAATGGTTTTTGCCCATCACAGTGTGACCACTAGGCATTTTTAGTCCAAGATCGTCCAGCACTTTTTTGAATTCTTTCGCAGAAAATCCATAGAATTTACGGTCGATGTAATTGGCGTGTTCAACATGCGTGTATCCCATTTTGGCCAACTGAGTTAGTGTTCCCATCGGATCTTTTTTCATATCGTCGCGAACAGAATAGAGCTGCAAACCAACAATTTCATCGGATTTGAATGAAGCAAATGCAGCTTTCGACAACAAAGCAGTCCCGGCAAGCAAAACTGCGCTTTTTTGAATAAATGAACGGCGTGATGTTTTCATTGTTTGTGTTTTTAAATGTTTGTATGCGTATTTAACTTTCTAATATTGATGAAATCCTTGTGACACAAATTCCAGAACAGTTGGCAAAGCTTCGCGCCAATACGTCCAGTTGTGAGCTCCATCGCGAATTCGAAATTCATGTGGAATTTCTTTCTTCCGCATGGCAATGTGAATCAAACTATTTCCCTCATACAAAAAATCATCGTCGCCACAATCGATGTACCAACGAACCGATTTTTTCTGATCATCTGGCATATTTTTAATGAGTTCAAGTGCGCTGTGCCTGGTAAAGTATTTAGCCTGTTCATCTTTTGATATACCCGGATACTGTTTTTCCCAACGGGTAGCCGCTTCTTCCAGCGAAATTGGGCCGGCATAAGCACTTAACGTACAAGCTGCTGAAAACAATTCAGGATGGTGCAAAGCATACATAAATGTACCGCCACCTCCCATTGAAAGGCCAGCAATAGCACGATACCTTTTATGGGTACGAATTCGGTATGTCTTTTCAACATACGGCATCAATTCCTGAAAGAAAAAATCCTCGTAGTTCCAGTCACCTTTCGGACTATTAAAATAACCGCGCTGACCAGTATCACCATCAGGCATAACGATAATCATCGCAGTGCATTTCCCTTCCTGAATAGCTTTATCGGCAATTGACTTGACTTCGCCAAATTGAACCCAACCGGTCTGATCGTCACCAGCGCCGTGCAACAAGTACAAAACAGGATAACTGCGATCTGAAGTTTCGTAATCAGCCGGAAGATAGATCGCATATTTCCGGTCCATTTTCAGAATTTTACTGGTCATCAATAAATTGTCAGACACTTTACCACCTGATTGCGAAAAAGCCGACACGAACAAAAACATTGCAACAAATACACCAATAAGTCTTTTCATACGGTTTAGTTTTTAGGTCTTATGTATATCACATATTCTATTTCCTATTGTAATTCTTTAATCCGGATATTGCGATACTCCACCTGTCCCCGATCAGCTTCGAGTCCGAGTGAGCCAGTGGCCGGAAGTTTTAGCGCGTCTTCAAGTAGCTCGCCGTTGCAGGTACAAAGGGCAACATTACCCTTTACAACAATTTCAATCCGATTCCATTCCTGCGCTTTGTAATTCTTGAGATCCTTGTACGGTCCTGCAACAAGGTAATCCCGACATTGCAACTGTATTCCGCGAATGAAAATTCCGCTATCGGCATTCTTTGATGCCCGAAACTCAATTGTAAGGATAAAATCATTGGGGTACTCCTCTTCCGTCCACAGAGTGATGTAGGATGGGTCATTTAATTCCACGTAGTTATTGGGATTAACAGTAAGCGAACCATCTATCACTTTAAAGCGACCATCATTTGATTGATTCCTACCCTTGAATGAATCAAAGACAAATTCCCCTTGTTCCTTGTTCCGATAACCCCAACCGGTTAGGTCTTTCCCATTAAACAGGCTATCAAAATCAGTGGGTTGATCCAGCAAATTTTCTTTTGTCAGCGGTTTTGGCTCTGTTGGTTTTGCTCCTGAAACCGGGTTAGCTGTTGCGGTTGATATTCCTACAAATGTGATCAGGAAAAAAAGGAACATCGTTCGCCATATTGGTTTGATTACATTATCGAGAAAAATTATTGAACTAGATTTTCCAAACATCATTTTAGGCTTAATTATTTACAATATCAAATCTTTAAGATCACTTAGTTTCGTGAATCAGCATTCAATTTATTCTATGGTCGCTTCCAATTGGCTATTTATCAAGATATTTTATGTCAACTCTTCTGAATTCAAGAGGTTGACCTTCAGACTGCAATGCGATGAAGCCATCTTCCAAAAGAGTACCTTCAGGTAACGGATATTTTTTGGGTAATAAATATCCTCCAATCTGTGGTTTCGAGCATACGAGTACCGTGTCGCCATTTACTATGTTGGTTATGGTTTTGCCTCCTTGTACTACAATGTCAAGGTTAACCCATTCTCCATCAGGGAAATATTTCGAATTGGAACTAATGCAATGTTCATTTGTTGGCTGGTCCTTAAAATAAACGGTTGTTCCTGGTGTACAAAAGTTCGCGGTAGTCTGTTTAACCGAATCCGTACTTCCAAGTAATTGTACTTCAATTGAAACCGGCCAGTTCTGGTCAATATCCATGCTTTCGGGCGACTGGGAATGAACCATAACTCCACTGTTTCGGTAACAATACGAGGGAGCATCAGGCAACATTTCTCCAACAAACCGATATTCGACATGAAGAATGTATGACGACAACTTCTCTTTGTAAAACAAATGTCCAAAGCGGCCATTAAATTTGTCGAATTTACTGTAATCGATTTTAAGAATTCCGTTTTCGACCCTAAATCCGTTAAGTGGATTTTCTCCTGATTGGTATCCGGTTACTTTTAGAGTCCAACCATCCAGGTTTTTTCCATTGAATAGAGGTATCCATTCACCATTCTGAGAAATCGCAGATTGTTTATGATCGGCTATAGGTGATTGACCTTCAGCGTTCCGGACAAAGCTGAAAAACACAGCAATAAGTAGTAATACTAAAATGTTTCGGTTCATCGTATTGGCAAGTTAGTTTGGTTCTAAAAGTAATCACAATCTAAATTTAAAACAATATTACAGGCATTTCAATTAGCGCCCAATCTTAAGTTGTTGGTTGGGCATATTCAAACACTCAAAACGATCCACCTAAAAATAAACTAAAAATGCCACCTGTTTGGATAAACAAGTGGCATTCTATATCAGAACAATCAATTAGCACAATTAATCATCATCTTCTTCACTTAATAACACTTCCTCAATTACCCGTGGGTAATGCTGATATTCTAACTCATGAATGCGAGCAGCAAGTGTTTCCGGAGTATCCTTTGGCAATATTGGACAAGTTGCCTGAAAAATAATCTTTCCCTTATCGTAATCCTGATTGACCTGATGGATTGTGATTCCGGATTCTTTGTCTTTTGAAGCAAGTACGGCTTTGTGCACATTTACCCCGAACATACCTTTTCCACCGTATTTGGGCAATAAAGCCGGATGAATATTGATAACAGTAAATAATTCGGTGAGATTACGTGGAACCAGCCAAAGGAAACCGGCCAGAACAATCATGTCAATCCTATGGTCGTAGAGTCTGTCTAAAATCTCGTTACTTCTGTAAAATTCGTCACTCTCGAATGTGAACGTTTCAATTCCGAGTTTTTCTGCCCGGATTAGTGCATACGCATTTTCATTATTCGACCAAAGTGAATCAACAACAATCTCCTTACTGGTTGAGAAATACTCAATTATCTTTTGGGCATTCGTCCCGGAGCCCGAGGCAAAAATGGCAATTCGTTTCATTTAATCTTTCGTTTATTGTTTTATGTCTAATGGAATTTTAGAATAATAGGTTCAAATGTAGATCAACTATCTAAATCATTCAAGCTTTATTCAACCATTTAATTCATTTTTAGTTTGAAATATCGGGTGTAAATTTATTACTTTGCATCGAATTTTTTGAAACAATTTTAATATTAACCAAAAATTAGAGTTATGTCTGACGTTGCAGCAAAAGTAAAAGCAATTATTGTTGACAAATTAGGTGTTGATGAAAGTGAAGTTACCCTCGAAGCATCATTCACCAATGACCTTGGTGCTGATTCACTTGACACCGTAGAATTGATCATGGAATTTGAAAAAGAATTCGATTTGGCTATTCCAGATGATCAGGCTGAAAAAATCTCAACTGTAGGTGAAGCGATTTCGCACATCGAAGCAAATTTGAAGTAATAATAACAAAACGAAATTTATGGAATTTAAACGGGTAGTTGTTACCGGCCTTGGAACTGTAAACCCGCTTGGTAATTCTATTGAGGAATTCTGGGACGGCTTAAAAAATGGGAAAAGTGGCGCAGGCCCTATTACTCATTTTGATGCCACCACTCACAAAACAACTTTTGCCTGCGAGCTGAAGAATTTCGATCCTTCGGTCTATGTGGAGAAAAAAGAAATCAGGAAACACGATCCTTTCACTTTGTATGCTTATGCAGCTGCTGCACAGGCAATGGAAGATTCTGGTCTTGATCTCGAAAAAATCGACAAAGACAGGGCTGGAGTTGTTTGGGGTGCCGGAATTGGAGGCTTACAAACCTTCTTTGAAGAAACGTTGAATTATAAAAACGAGATGCCTCGATATTCGCCGTTCTTCATTCCTAAAATGATTGCCAACATTGCAAGTGGTTTACTCTCTATCCGATACGGATTTAGAGGCCCAAATTTCACAACGGTAACAGCATGTGCTTCTTCCTCAACAGCCCTTATCGAAGCGATGAATTATATTCGTATGGGTAAGGTGGATGTATTTATCTCCGGAGGTTCAGAGGCAGCAATAAATCCTGCAGGCTTAGCTGGATTTAATTCCATGCGGGCTCTTTCGACCCGAAATGATGATCCAACGACAGCTTCACGTCCTTTTGACTTGGATCGCGATGGATTTGTGATGGGAGAAGGTGCTGGAGCTCTCATTTTAGAAGAGTATGAGCACGCGGTAAAACGTGGTGCAAAAATTTATGCCGAGTTGGTAGGTGGTGGTATGTCAGCTGATGCTTACCATATGACTGCCCCCGATCCTGAATCAGGTGGTGCAACTTTATGCATGAAATGGGCTTTGGAAGATGCAGGTATGAATCCGGAAGACATTGATTATATTAATGTACACGGAACTTCAACTCCACTTGGAGACATCGCTGAACCTCAGGCTATTCAGAAATTATTTGGAGAACATGCTTACAAAATGAGCATTAGTTCAACCAAATCGATGACTGGTCACTTACTGGGAGCAACTGGTGCTGTTGAAGCAATTGCATGTATCCTCGCTATCCAAGAGGGTATAATTCCACCCACAATTAATCACTTTAAGGATGACCCTGAAATCGACTCAAAACTTGATTTCACATTCAATGTAGCTAAAGAACGCAAAATCAGAACTGCATTAAGCAATACGTTTGGTTTTGGCGGACACAATGCTACTGTTATTTTCAAGAAAATTTAACACAAGTGATACGAACTATCGTTCAAAGAATAAAACTCTTTTCTTCTTCTAGAAAAGAGTTTTATTTATTTTTAAGATCGCTGCTGGGTTTTTATCCGACAAACTTACGCGTATACGACATTGCCGTTATTCACAAATCGGCTTCAAAAATTGATTCACAAGGTAATTACATTAATAATGAACGGCTTGAATATTTAGGCGATGCCATATTAGGAGCTGCCATTGCCGATTTTCTGTACAACCGTTTTCCAAATCAGGATGAAGGCTACCTCACCCAAATGCGTTCGAAACTGGTCAACCGCAGTTTTCTGACACAATTAACTTACCAGATTGGCCTGAATCATTTCATCCAATCGAACACCACCTCAACCATCGAATCG is a window from the Aquipluma nitroreducens genome containing:
- a CDS encoding NADP-dependent malic enzyme; this translates as MDNSKNQEALNYHKEGRPGKIQVVPTKPYSTQRDLALAYSPGVAIPCLEIQKDLQCAYDYTAKGNLVAVISNGTAVLGLGDIGALAGKPVMEGKGLLFKIFADIDVFDIEVNEKDPAKFIEVVKAISPTFGGINLEDIKAPECFEIEEKLKEALDIPLMHDDQHGTAIISASALINALELIGKKIEDIKIVVNGAGAAASSCTTLYMALGAKLENIIMVDSKGVISTRRTDLNSRKLPFATSLPCNTLAEAVAGSDVFLGLSVEGCLTIEMVRSMNENPIVFACANPNPEISYADAMASRPDIIFATGRSDYPNQVNNVLGFPYIFRGALDVRSTGINEAMKVAAVLAIAELAKKPVPEVVTSAYNTTHLSFGRQYIIPKPLDPRLLITVAPAVAKAAMESGIARKPITDWDKYAEELRQRMGLDNKLLRGLTEKAKENPKRVVFAEANHINMLKAASVARAEGICIPILLGNEERIEKLITKNQIELEGVEIVNLRHDRENSRRKKYAKMLTAKRQREGMTFDEAYEKMFDRNYFGMMMVESGDADAFITGVYTKYQDAIVPAIEIVGMREGLKHIAGLNIVTSKLGTFFFADTMVNNHPSKETLIDIAKLTHDAVLLFNTEPVMAMLSYSNFGERNVGSPAMIHEAVDYLHKNNPEMLIDGEMQVNFALDKELRHDKFPFSKVDGMNVNTLIFPNLSSSSIAYKLMLEIGMCDTIGPIQMGLNKPIHILNVESSVRDILNMVTVAVIDAQVEEQKSLNLQK
- a CDS encoding sugar phosphate isomerase/epimerase family protein — its product is MKTSRRSFIQKSAVLLAGTALLSKAAFASFKSDEIVGLQLYSVRDDMKKDPMGTLTQLAKMGYTHVEHANYIDRKFYGFSAKEFKKVLDDLGLKMPSGHTVMGKNHWDAAKKDFTDAWKYTVEDAAYMGQKYVISPWMDESMRKTYDDLMVYLDVFAQCGDLCKKSGMKFGYHNHWAEFTEELNGMKLFDIMMKTLDVNKVVMQLDIGNMYIGGAKALDVISKYPGKFELIHVKDEIASTNAEKWESAILGKGIIPVKEVLDICRKTGGTQVYIIEQEAYQGKAPIACVKEDLEIIKGWGY
- a CDS encoding alpha/beta hydrolase, which translates into the protein MKRLIGVFVAMFLFVSAFSQSGGKVSDNLLMTSKILKMDRKYAIYLPADYETSDRSYPVLYLLHGAGDDQTGWVQFGEVKSIADKAIQEGKCTAMIIVMPDGDTGQRGYFNSPKGDWNYEDFFFQELMPYVEKTYRIRTHKRYRAIAGLSMGGGGTFMYALHHPELFSAACTLSAYAGPISLEEAATRWEKQYPGISKDEQAKYFTRHSALELIKNMPDDQKKSVRWYIDCGDDDFLYEGNSLIHIAMRKKEIPHEFRIRDGAHNWTYWREALPTVLEFVSQGFHQY
- a CDS encoding 3-keto-disaccharide hydrolase, with product MFLFFLITFVGISTATANPVSGAKPTEPKPLTKENLLDQPTDFDSLFNGKDLTGWGYRNKEQGEFVFDSFKGRNQSNDGRFKVIDGSLTVNPNNYVELNDPSYITLWTEEEYPNDFILTIEFRASKNADSGIFIRGIQLQCRDYLVAGPYKDLKNYKAQEWNRIEIVVKGNVALCTCNGELLEDALKLPATGSLGLEADRGQVEYRNIRIKELQ
- a CDS encoding 3-keto-disaccharide hydrolase yields the protein MNRNILVLLLIAVFFSFVRNAEGQSPIADHKQSAISQNGEWIPLFNGKNLDGWTLKVTGYQSGENPLNGFRVENGILKIDYSKFDKFNGRFGHLFYKEKLSSYILHVEYRFVGEMLPDAPSYCYRNSGVMVHSQSPESMDIDQNWPVSIEVQLLGSTDSVKQTTANFCTPGTTVYFKDQPTNEHCISSNSKYFPDGEWVNLDIVVQGGKTITNIVNGDTVLVCSKPQIGGYLLPKKYPLPEGTLLEDGFIALQSEGQPLEFRRVDIKYLDK
- the purN gene encoding phosphoribosylglycinamide formyltransferase, whose amino-acid sequence is MKRIAIFASGSGTNAQKIIEYFSTSKEIVVDSLWSNNENAYALIRAEKLGIETFTFESDEFYRSNEILDRLYDHRIDMIVLAGFLWLVPRNLTELFTVINIHPALLPKYGGKGMFGVNVHKAVLASKDKESGITIHQVNQDYDKGKIIFQATCPILPKDTPETLAARIHELEYQHYPRVIEEVLLSEEDDD
- a CDS encoding acyl carrier protein gives rise to the protein MSDVAAKVKAIIVDKLGVDESEVTLEASFTNDLGADSLDTVELIMEFEKEFDLAIPDDQAEKISTVGEAISHIEANLK